GGCGCCGACGTCCGGCGACCTGTGCCGCGTCCTGGACGCGCTGAGTCCAGGCGTCCTGGAGCGGATCGGACTGTCGGCCCGGGACGGCGACGACACGAGTGCCGGGGCGGAGGTCGGCGCCCCACCGTTCCCCGCCGAGCGGCCCCCGGCTGCTGTCGTGGCGCCGCGCCTGCCCGGCGTCGGCGCCGCGAAGCCCGGTCCGACGGCTGTTCCCAAGGCTCCCGCCACCCTGGCCGGCCCAGACCCCCAGCGTCAACTGCAGGCGGCTCAGCGCCAGTTCCAGCGGGGATACCTCGACAACGCCCTGCGCATCGCGCGGACCGCACTCGACCTCTTCCCCAGCCACCAGGGACTCCTGGACGTCGTGGTCATGGCGGAACGGGAACTCGCGGCGCGGGCCGCGGACCGGCCGTTGCCCAGCCGGCCGGAGCGACCCCGGCGGGCCCGTGGCCGCGATTCCCTGTACGCCAGGGCGCACCACGCCGACACCCGTGAGAAGGACTGGGAGAAGGCCGAGGCGCTCTATCGGCAAGCCCTGGAGGAGGACCCGGGAAACGAGCGCGCCCGCCGCTCCCTCGCCTGGGGTCTGCACCGAAGCGAGCGCAGCGACGAGGCTCTGGAGCTCCTCCGCGCCCCGGACGCCCTGGTGCAGGAGAACCTTCAGCACCAGAACATGATCATCACGATCCTGAGCGATCGGCAGCGCTGGGCCGAAGCAGCCCCGTTGCTCGAAGAACTGCTCGGCGGCGCCCACAGCAACCAGACCCGCACCGGGCTCCTGAAGAGGCTCATCGTCCTCTACCGTCGGCTGGGCGACGTCGAGCGCGCCAACGGAGCCGCTCAGCGCCTGCTTCAACACGGGCCGCATAACCCCGAGTTCCGCTCCATCGCCGACGAGGTCGCCAAGGCCGACCGCACCGGCGTGTGGGACAAGCTGGACGAACTCGTCGCCAAGAGCGAATGGCACCCCGAGCAGGCGGACTCCGTCAGCAGCATCGTGCAGATGCACATCGATCGCTGCGAGTACGCGGGGGTCAGCGCCGTACGGATCCAGGAGGGCTCCCTCAGCGAGCAAGACGTCCAGGAGCTGGTGAAGCTCATCGAACGCCTCGGCCCCTCCAGGCCCGCCGACCGCGCCGCGTACAACCTCTCCGCCGCCCGCATCCTCCGGGATCTCAACCAGACCTCCGACGACCGCTTCCGGCGCTCGCTGCGCGGCTTCGGCGCAGCCATGGGCGACCTGTGCACCGCCGAACGCAAGCCGCCGGACGTGATCCGCGCCTACTACACCGAGGCGGTCTCGCTCGGCGGCTGGGACGACATGGGTGAGCTGAAGGTCAAGCAGTTCGTGACCTCCTATCTCGCCCCGGACTGGCAGCAGCCCGAGACCCGCCCTTCCTTCGAGCTCTGCATGAGCTGGGTCCTGGGGGACAAGAGCCGTCACGAGCCCCTGGCGATGGGGCTGGTCGGACTGCTCTCGGTCAGCTCGGAACGAGTCCGGCGCGAGATCATCTCGCGGACCTACCGGGACACCCGGATCCGCGAAGTCCTCGTCCGTGAACTGCGGGCCTACCTCCAGGTCTCCGACTCCTCCACGACGCAGAACGCCTACAACGAGCTGTGGGACGAGGCGTTCCGCCATCATGTGCGGCTCCTCGACGCCCAGCGCAACACCCTCCAGCCTCTGCTCAACCGCAACGAACCGCTCGGCACTCTGACGAAGGACCAGCAGGCCCTGGAAGGGGCCGCCGATGTGGCGTACACGACCCCTCTGGACCGCGACCGGTTCATCAAAGCGGCCGGCATCCTGGCCGAACTGCGCGGCTACCTGGAGCAGCCCTCCTACCTGGAGCAGGAGCGGCTGGAATCTCGCATCGGCGCCACGATCCGCGAGCTGGTCAGCACCATCGAGCGGCTGCCCACCCGGATCAGCCTGGAATTCCTGGTCCCGCTGCTCGACAACCTGGAATTGGCATTGGCCGCCCACTTCCGGGACGTCCAGCGTGCCGCCGAACCCACCGATCTGGACGTCGAACCCGTTCTCTCCGCGTACACGCCGAACGCGGCCTCGCTGATCCATGTGCAGCTCAGTGTCACCAATCTGCCCAGGAGGTCCCCGGCCGTCGACGTCCGGCTGCGGGTCCTGGACAACGACGACTACGAGCCGTTGGACGCGGCGATCCCGGTCGCGCACAGCCTGCGTGACGAGCAGACCGAGACGTGCACGGTGCCGCTGGTGCTGACGCCCAGGGCCATCCGCGAGCAGGTCGCGACCCTGCGGTACTGCCTGGAGTTCACGCTCCGCTCGGACCGGCGGCTCACCACCGAGCCCGGCGCCCTCTCCCTGCCCCTCAGCGACGCCCCCGACTGGGAGCCCATCCAGGACCCGTTCGCGGAGGGCGCGCCCGTCCAGGACGAGAAGATGTTCTTCGGACGCGACCCGCTCATCGAGCGTCTCGCCGACACGCTCCGCGGGGCCGACGCCAAGTGCGTCGTGATCTACGGCCAGAAGCGCGTCGGCAAGTCTTCGGTGCTGCACCACCTCCAGAACGCCCTGGAACCGCCGTTGCTGGCCGCGAAGCTGAGTCTGCTGGACATCGCCACGGACCTCAGTCACGCCAGCCTGCTCTACCGGATCGCCAGCGCCTTCTATCACCGTCTGGAGGACCTGGAGGACGCGGGATACCCGCCGCTCGATCTGGACCGGCCGGTGCTCCGGGAGTTCACCGACAGCGGCTCCCCGCATCTGCACTTCGACGACTACCTCAACGGCATCCAGCGGCGCATGCGGCTCAGCGAGGCTCATGGCGACTGGCGGATGGTGCTGCTTCTCGACGAGTTCACGGTGCTCTACTCGGCGATCGAGCGGGGTTCGCTGCCCAGGGAGTTCATGAAGTCCTGGAAGGCGATGCTGGAGAGCCGTATGTTCTCCAGCGTCGTCGTCGGGAACGACCTGATGCCCCGTTTCCTCAAAGCGTTTCCGAACGAGTTCCAGGTGGCCCGGCAGGAGCCCGTCTCGTACCTGGACGAGAACTCCGCGAAGGCGTTGATCACCGAGCCGATCGCCCTCGCGGACGGTGGGAACCGGTTCCGTGGAGACTCCGTCCAGCGGATCATCGAACTGACGGCCCGCAGCCCGTACTACATCCAGCTCCTCTGCAGTCGTCTGGTGCAGCGTATGAACGCGGAGCGTCAGCCACTGATCGGTCCCGCGGACGTCGACGCTGTGGCCGTGTCGCTCATCAGCGGCGAGCGAGCCCTGCTCCAGGAGCAGTTCGACAACCTGCTGACCCCCGGAGACGCCGACGTCAGCGACATGCGCGACGGCGTCGTCCTCGCCGTGCTCAAGCGTGGTCTCTCCGGGCACCGCAGGAACCTGTACATCGACGGGCGCAAGTCGAGAGAACTGTCCGAAGGGAATCGGGTGTTGGAAGACCTGGTGCGCCGTGACGTGATCGAATGGGAGTCGGCGGACCGGTACCGGATCAAGGTCGGTCTCTTCGCCGAGTGGCTCTGGTACCGGAGGGCGTGACGCGATGACCGAGGCAGACAACCGGACAGAGGCCGGCGGCGCGCACGTGCCGCGGCAGGGGAGTGTCCCCACCGTCCGCGACAACCCCTTCGCCACTGTCGGACACCCGGTGCACGGGGCCGCCCACGTGGGCCGGGCCGACCAGATCCGCGTGCTGCGCCAGAGGGTCCTGGACCAGCCGACCGCCGGAGCCACGGCCATCATCGGGCCGCCGCGGATCGGTAAGTCCAGCCTGGCGTACCACCTCTTCATGCGCCCCGAAGTTCTGGCGGAGTACCCCCGGCTGATCCCGGTGTGGATGAACGTCCGGACCGGGGGCGGGATCGACCAGGTCGTGCGCCGGCTCGTCGAGGACGTGTGGGAGGCCCTGGGCGAGCGTGCGCCCGAGCAGGACCGCCGGATCACCGCCGCGTACGAACGCGCCGTGGCCCCGGGGATGCGGTGGGTCGAGGCCCAGACCGAGACGCAGGAGTTCCTGAGGCTGGTCCGCAGACGGGGCTGGCGCGTCGTACTGATCATGGACGAGTTCGACGCCGCCCGCGAAGTCTTTCGTTCGCAGCCGGGGACGTTCCAGGCGCTGCGCGAATTCGCCTACAACCTGGACTGGAACATCGGTCTGGTCACCACCTCCCGTAGGGAGCTCCGGGAGATCGTCGACATGGCGGATCCGGATGAGTCCACCTTCGCGGGGATCTTCCGGTCTGTGTTCCTCACCTGCTTCGACGAGACCGATCTGACGGAGCTGGTACGGCGCGTCGACGGCGTGGATCCGGACGATCTCGTGCGGACGACGCAACGCCTCGCGGAACTCAGCGGAGGACACCCGTATCTGGCCAGTGTGCTCCTGGACCGGGTCTGCTCCGCCGACGCGGCGCCCCAGCCGTTGGTTCAGGCCCTCGACCGCCATGTCGAGCCGCTGCCGGCCGAGTTCTCCTACTACTACCGGGACCTCACGGGTCTGCTGGATGCCGACGGCCGACTCCGTGCCCTGCTGGAGGTGGTCCTCGGGCCGCAGCTCGTGGTCACGCCCGACGACGCCCAGGTGCTGCTCCAGCAGGGACTCATCGTGGTCCGGGACGGCACCTACCGGGCCTTCTCCCAGGACTTCCAGGAGTACCTCACCCTCATCGGTCGGCAGCTCGGTCACTGGGACCAGTGGATGGCCGTCGAGGGGCGGGTCCGTGAGCTCGTCGAAGCCGGGTTCACCGAGCGGTACGGCGAGGAATGGCCGGACGAACTCAGGGCCAAACGTCCCAAGCTCGCCGCCACCCTCGACAAGTGCGAGGAGCTCCGGGCCAGGGAGCTACGGGCCTACGGCGCGCGGGCCTCGACCCGGCTCCTCGATTTCACCTATCCGCGTGACCTGTTCGACCTGATGGCCTCGCACCGGGACATCTTCGGCAAGTTGATCGGCAAGGACAAGGCGTACTGGAGCGAACGCTTCTCGCTGCTCGCCAAGGTACGCAATCCCATGGTTCACAACCGGATGTCCGTGGTGACGCCGGTCGAGCAGCGGATGTTCGGGGTGTACTGCGAGGAACTCATGGACCTCCTCGACCGGCTGGCCGACGGCTGAGCGGGAAGTCCCGCCGGCTCAGCCCAGCCGGGGGATCTCGATCGCGGGGCAGCGGTCCATGACCATGTCGAGCCCGGCCTCACGCGTCCGCGCGTACGCCGCCTCGTCGACCACGCCGAGCTGGAACCACACCGCCTTCGCTCCTACGGCCACCGCCTCGTCCGCGACGGCGCCGGCCAGCTCACTGTTCACGAAGACGTCGACCACGTCGACCGGGAAGGGGATGTCGGCGAGCGAGGCGTAGCCCTGCTCGCCGTGCACGGTCTCCGCCTTCGGGTGGACGGGGACGACCCGCTTCCCGAAACGCTGCAGGACCGCGGCCACTCCAAACGCGGCGCGCGCCTGGTTCGACGACAGGCCCACGACGGCCCACGTGTCGCCCGTGGCAGTAAGGATCTTCCTCACGGTGTCCGACTCGGTGATCGCGGTCTCGACGCTCATGCGCTGCCTCCTGTGGCTCGTCACTCGTGCAGAACATGTCGCGGCCCCCGGTGATTCCCGGGCCTCGTCCGCCAGTCTCCCCGGCGGACCGGGACCCTGCCCGCCGGGAACCGGGGACGGCGGGGCCGCGGCGGGCGCATAGGGTGGCGGGATGCAGGAGCAGTACCGCACGGTGGCCCGCGAGGGCGTGCACGAGTCCGAGATCAACCGTTCGCGTTTCCTCTGCGCGCTCGCGCCCGCCGCGACCGAGCAGGAGGCGCAGGACTTCGTCGCACGCATCCGCAAGGAGCACCCCACCGCCACACACAACTGCTTCGCGTACGTCATCGGCGCCGACGCGAGCGTCCAGAAGGCCAGCGACGACGGCGAGCCCGGCGGCACCGCGGGCGTCCCGATGCTGCAGATGCTGATGCGCCGCGAGATGCGGTACGTCGTGGCCGTCGTCACTCGCTACTACGGCGGCGTGAAGCTGGGCGCGGGCGGACTGATCCGGGCGTACGGCGGTGTCGTCGGCGAGGCCCTGGACGCGCTCGGCACGATCACCCGGCAGCGCTTCCGGCTCGCCACCGTCACCGTCGACCATCAGCGGGCGGGCAAGCTCGAGAACGACCTGCGGGCCACCGGGCGGGCGGTGCGCGACGTGCGGTACGCGGCCGCAGTGACGATCGAGATCGGGCTGCCGGACGCGGACGTGGAGTCCTTCCGCGGCTGGCTCGCCGACGCGACCGCCGGCACGGCGACGCTGGA
This sequence is a window from Streptomyces sp. HUAS YS2. Protein-coding genes within it:
- a CDS encoding tetratricopeptide repeat protein — encoded protein: MIQQYFPVGTDVIVHLGAGRRVQGRLKAIDNDSLVLAADTGPALLSTSAVEMIEIASAPAPLTLSGAWEVLDGEFRSDSVELTFTSPSFRLDEAVPLSYGVTNDVQQALNRARNRIESARLARDGGKVGLAVRDLAQAGLTLDYPPALHLAALLLLEWKESEATRSKAREWLEEAAHLGGRYAWDLAVLRARSGQASDALQALGDALHDSPAHDGDDVLLRAFVDLALRTGGDDEAARGLSGAVAAEAGPRLVATRAALHLVRRLFPERAAPLEPLLSRAAPTSGDLCRVLDALSPGVLERIGLSARDGDDTSAGAEVGAPPFPAERPPAAVVAPRLPGVGAAKPGPTAVPKAPATLAGPDPQRQLQAAQRQFQRGYLDNALRIARTALDLFPSHQGLLDVVVMAERELAARAADRPLPSRPERPRRARGRDSLYARAHHADTREKDWEKAEALYRQALEEDPGNERARRSLAWGLHRSERSDEALELLRAPDALVQENLQHQNMIITILSDRQRWAEAAPLLEELLGGAHSNQTRTGLLKRLIVLYRRLGDVERANGAAQRLLQHGPHNPEFRSIADEVAKADRTGVWDKLDELVAKSEWHPEQADSVSSIVQMHIDRCEYAGVSAVRIQEGSLSEQDVQELVKLIERLGPSRPADRAAYNLSAARILRDLNQTSDDRFRRSLRGFGAAMGDLCTAERKPPDVIRAYYTEAVSLGGWDDMGELKVKQFVTSYLAPDWQQPETRPSFELCMSWVLGDKSRHEPLAMGLVGLLSVSSERVRREIISRTYRDTRIREVLVRELRAYLQVSDSSTTQNAYNELWDEAFRHHVRLLDAQRNTLQPLLNRNEPLGTLTKDQQALEGAADVAYTTPLDRDRFIKAAGILAELRGYLEQPSYLEQERLESRIGATIRELVSTIERLPTRISLEFLVPLLDNLELALAAHFRDVQRAAEPTDLDVEPVLSAYTPNAASLIHVQLSVTNLPRRSPAVDVRLRVLDNDDYEPLDAAIPVAHSLRDEQTETCTVPLVLTPRAIREQVATLRYCLEFTLRSDRRLTTEPGALSLPLSDAPDWEPIQDPFAEGAPVQDEKMFFGRDPLIERLADTLRGADAKCVVIYGQKRVGKSSVLHHLQNALEPPLLAAKLSLLDIATDLSHASLLYRIASAFYHRLEDLEDAGYPPLDLDRPVLREFTDSGSPHLHFDDYLNGIQRRMRLSEAHGDWRMVLLLDEFTVLYSAIERGSLPREFMKSWKAMLESRMFSSVVVGNDLMPRFLKAFPNEFQVARQEPVSYLDENSAKALITEPIALADGGNRFRGDSVQRIIELTARSPYYIQLLCSRLVQRMNAERQPLIGPADVDAVAVSLISGERALLQEQFDNLLTPGDADVSDMRDGVVLAVLKRGLSGHRRNLYIDGRKSRELSEGNRVLEDLVRRDVIEWESADRYRIKVGLFAEWLWYRRA
- a CDS encoding ATP-binding protein: MTEADNRTEAGGAHVPRQGSVPTVRDNPFATVGHPVHGAAHVGRADQIRVLRQRVLDQPTAGATAIIGPPRIGKSSLAYHLFMRPEVLAEYPRLIPVWMNVRTGGGIDQVVRRLVEDVWEALGERAPEQDRRITAAYERAVAPGMRWVEAQTETQEFLRLVRRRGWRVVLIMDEFDAAREVFRSQPGTFQALREFAYNLDWNIGLVTTSRRELREIVDMADPDESTFAGIFRSVFLTCFDETDLTELVRRVDGVDPDDLVRTTQRLAELSGGHPYLASVLLDRVCSADAAPQPLVQALDRHVEPLPAEFSYYYRDLTGLLDADGRLRALLEVVLGPQLVVTPDDAQVLLQQGLIVVRDGTYRAFSQDFQEYLTLIGRQLGHWDQWMAVEGRVRELVEAGFTERYGEEWPDELRAKRPKLAATLDKCEELRARELRAYGARASTRLLDFTYPRDLFDLMASHRDIFGKLIGKDKAYWSERFSLLAKVRNPMVHNRMSVVTPVEQRMFGVYCEELMDLLDRLADG
- a CDS encoding CoA-binding protein, whose product is MSVETAITESDTVRKILTATGDTWAVVGLSSNQARAAFGVAAVLQRFGKRVVPVHPKAETVHGEQGYASLADIPFPVDVVDVFVNSELAGAVADEAVAVGAKAVWFQLGVVDEAAYARTREAGLDMVMDRCPAIEIPRLG
- a CDS encoding YigZ family protein is translated as MQEQYRTVAREGVHESEINRSRFLCALAPAATEQEAQDFVARIRKEHPTATHNCFAYVIGADASVQKASDDGEPGGTAGVPMLQMLMRREMRYVVAVVTRYYGGVKLGAGGLIRAYGGVVGEALDALGTITRQRFRLATVTVDHQRAGKLENDLRATGRAVRDVRYAAAVTIEIGLPDADVESFRGWLADATAGTATLELGGEAYGDA